A region of the Culex quinquefasciatus strain JHB chromosome 1, VPISU_Cqui_1.0_pri_paternal, whole genome shotgun sequence genome:
ATTCGATGATTTTGTTGTCCAACTCCTTCAACTCTCTAGTTAATTTAATCTTATCGAAGGGTGCCTCAAGTCCACCCACAAACAGCAAACCAATCTTTTGCGCaaaactctgaaaaataacaaatgtGTAAGAGGAATCGCAAATTTTCCCGAACTCGCTTCGTACCCCATTCCGCTTTCCTCGGCGATTTTGAGTCTGAAATCGACAGAATTAAGCGTGGAAGGTTTCCACTTTAGCACGTCCGGACAGGTTCCGGCCACGTACGGTTCCCTGGCCGGTTGGAAGATCAGTCCATCCGGGTCGTGCGACAGCGTTTTGGCGAATTTTGGTCCCAAAAGTGCCTGGGCCTGTGTCACGTCCCAGAACGCTTTGATTCTTATGCTGAATGGTTGGCGAGCCTGGTCGATCAGACCGCGCTTCATAGCTTCTGTGCGAGGGCCTGGAAGAATTAGGGTGGGTTTGTTAAATTAAGGTAGTTCCAATCAGACTGTTCCCATCCCACCTATAATACGTCTCTCGATGTACATTGTACGGTCGGGATCGAATGGTTTTTGATATGTCCTCGTTTTCGTAGCGAATAATGTCGTACGCCAAATAACGAGGCTTCTTTTCTCCGTTCACCTTATCGATTACCATTTCCTTTAAACAGAGAAAATTCAACATATTAACGAGTCAATTAAATCCACAATGTCTTACCCCGTCCAGCAGCGTGTTCGTTAGGTGGTTATGAAGGTTGGAATAGTGAGGAAAGCTTATTCCCGTGACGGCAAAACACGAATTATCACGATCGAAGAAGTATACTTCGCCCTTCTTCACGATCAGCATCATGTACCGAGTGCCGTCCGCTTTCCACGAAACCTTGTACGGCTTCACATGGAGCAAGTTCAAGTTAGTGTTGTCCATCGAAACCGGCTGACTGCCGGGGAAACCCGTCGAGCTCCAACCGCACATGCTCTGAACCATCTGCTGCAGCTGGCCCAACCGTGGCTGGTCGCTGACGTGCGTCACCCCGGGAACACCGTCCATAAACTTGGCGTTCCGGTTTACAAACTCCTTCTTGTGCTTCTTACGTTTGCTTGCGCCACCGGTCGACTCCTCGGAGTCTTCTCCGAGGGTACGCTTACTTCCGGAAAATTCGCCATTTTCATCCGCCTGCTGGCCTGCTCTATCGTCCGACTCATCTACCGGAACATTGCTGGCCGAACCGTGCCCGTTGTTGGGGGTATCATCGTATTCTGTTAAAAGAAACCTAAACTTAGCAAAAgaatgaattttcatacatccaaacattttaaataagtggagaaaagcaactttttcagttttttacctgtggagggcacaatagtcgtccaatctttatcaattctcagatgttcattaaatttaagtgcatctccagcgctggtggcaaacatcgaagcaaatcaaatttgcacccgacgtcaaacccaccgcggtacctgtcgcaattcgcaattcgcaattttcagtgtaagaacgggccttgaccgatcttatgcactaggttcccgacgaacacgcattgcccttacacctacatctcacccttgctctgagtcagtacgagcaacacgctagaacacgctttgagtgttcgtgccaggcatgcgcACCTTcatttccggttacgcatttgaactcggccgggggtggtatataaggctttctaggcccagtgaaaaaaatataatttaactcaaaaatgacgaactcctcgtcacagtgtcctgatgcaaacaatgatcgagctgtagctgtcacagccctgcgaattATGTtgtctgacatatcgggcagccagtcaaaaaaaccagctagaagtcgcctga
Encoded here:
- the LOC6052605 gene encoding LOW QUALITY PROTEIN: mRNA-capping enzyme (The sequence of the model RefSeq protein was modified relative to this genomic sequence to represent the inferred CDS: inserted 2 bases in 1 codon) produces the protein MSRGPGPIPNRWLHCPRKSETLIGDKFLAFKTPLKDDFDSQMPIECCFSPEMLFQVMKTYKVKIGLWIDLTNTNRFYDRSDVEDNGAQYVKLQCRGHGETPTREQTNAFIEIVEEFNRDHPMDIVGVHCTHGFNRTGFLIVCYLVEKNDFAVEAALAAFAKSRPPGIYKEDYIRELFRRYEDEEDAPPAPPLPDWCFEYDDTPNNGHGSASNVPVDESDDRAGQQADENGEFSGSKRTLGEDSEESTGGASKRKKHKKEFVNRNAKFMDGVPGVTHVSDQPRLGQLQQMVQSMCGWSSTGFPGSQPVSMDNTNLNLLHVKPYKVSWKADGTRYMMLIVKKGEVYFFDRDNSCFAVTGISFPHYSNLHNHLTNTLLDGEMVIDKVNGEKKPRYLAYDIIRYENEDISKXPFDPDRTMYIERRIIGPRTEAMKRGLIDQARQPFSIRIKAFWDVTQAQALLGPKFAKTLSHDPDGLIFQPAREPYVAGTCPDVLKWKPSTLNSVDFRLKIAEESGMGCFAQKIGLLFVGGLEAPFDKIKLTRELKELDNKIIECKYENNAWVFMRERTDKSFPNSFNTAKSVCHSIRYPVTTEILLNFIDKKRYREEDTFRMPNPPE